The sequence ATGTCGTCCGGCCGCTACACCCTGGTCCACTCCGACGACCGCACCGGGCGCGGCCGCAGCGGGCTCGGGCTGCACGTGGTCGACGCCTGGACCGGGCGGGAACGGGACACCGCGACCCTGTCCGGCGGCGAGACCTTCTTCGCCTCCCTCGCGCTCGCCCTCGGCCTCGCCGACGTCGTCACCGAGGAGGCCGGCGGCGTCCGCCTGGACACCCTCTTCATCGACGAGGGATTCGGCAGCCTGGACGACCAGACCCTGGACGAGGTCCTGGACGTCCTCGACTCCCTGCGCGAACGCGACCGCAGCGTCGGCATCGTCAGCCACGTCCCCGACCTGCGCCGCCGCATCCACGCCCAGCTGGAGGTCGTCAAGGGCCGCACGGGTTCCTCGCTGCGGCAGCGGGGAGCGGCCTAGCGGCCCAGCGGGCGGCGGGGCAAGGGGGAGGAGTACACCACGCTGGTGGTCACCGAGCCCAGTGCGCCGATCCTGCCGGAGACCTCCTCCAGGTGGGACATCGACCGCGCGGCGACCTTGATCACGAAGCAGTCGTCGCCGGTGACGTGGTGCGCCTCCAGGATCTCGGGGGTGGCCGCGACCAGGTCGTGGAAGGGCTTGTAGTTGCCGTTCGGGTAGCGCAGCCGCACGAACGCCAGGATCGGTAGGCCGAGCCGCTCGGGGTCGACCACCGCCGCGTACCCCTGGATCACTCCGGCCTCCTCCAGCCGCCGTACCCGCTCGGTGACGGCGCTCGGCGACATGGACACGGCGCGCGCCAGCTCGGCGTAGCTGGAGCGTCCGTCGCGCTGGAGGACTTCGAGGATGCGCCAGTCGGTGGCGTCCGGGGAATACACGGTCATCCCGGATGGATAGCAGGGAAAACCCCGGCGGGACAAGGGCAGGCCCGTGGATCGGCCCTTCAGGGCGGTGCCCTGCGGACCGTAGATTTCCCGTCATGATCGACACCGCTTCCGAGAACCCCGTCCTGCGGGTCGCCCCCGCCGCGCCGGCCGAGGCCGCCGCCTACTTCCGGGCGAGCCTCGCCTTCCACGCCGACGTCTCCGACGTGGCCGCCGCGCTCGCGGCCGGCGGCGACCCCGGATTCGTCGTCGTGGACACCCGGTCCACCGCCTCCTGGGACCAGGGCCACGTCCCGGGCGCGGTCCACCTGCCGACCGCGCTCATCGGTGAACAGGCCGAACGGCTCCTCGACAGGTCCGTGCCCGTGGTGACGTACTGCTGGGGTCCCGGCTGCAACGGGGCCACCCGCGCCGCCCTCGCCCTCGCCGAACTCGGCTACCGGGTCAAGGAGATGCTCGGCGGCTTCGAGTACTGGGCCCGCGAGGGCTTCGCCTACGAGACCTGGCAGGGCCCGGCCCGCCGGGACGCCGATCCGCTGACCGCGCCCGTCGACGGCGACTGCGGCTGCTGAACGGCCACCGCCGGTCAGCGCAGCCCGTCGAAGGCGACGTGCAGGTGCCGGGGCCCGCGCAGCACGGCGTTGTCCCGGTACGGCGGCGGATCCTCCACCAGGCGGGGGTTCTCCAGCCGCCGGGCCAGCTCGGACAGCGCGATCTGGGTCTCCAGGCGGGCCAGCGGGGCGCCGAAGCAGCTGTGGATGCCGCTGCCGAAGCCGAGGTGCCGGAGGTCCTCGCGGTCCGGGTCGAACCGGTCGGGGTCCTTGAACCGCTCCGGGTCCCGGTTGCCCGCGGCCAGCATCAGCCAGATCCGCGAGCCTCTCGGGATGGTGACCCCGCGCACCTCGATGTCGGTGACGCAGGTGCGCTGCGGCACGAGCTGCACCGGTGGTTCGTAGCGCAGCAGTTCCTCCACGACGGTGACCGACAGCCCCGGGTCCTCCCGCAGCCGCCGCAGGATCTCCGGGTGCCGCAGCAGGGTCAGCATGCCGTTGGTGATCAGGTTGACCGTCGTCTCGTGCCCGGCGATCAGCAGCAGCACCGAGGTGCTGAGCACCTCCATCGTCGTCATCGAGCCGTCCGGGCCCCTGCTGTTCACCAGGTCGGACAACAGGTCCTCGCGGGGCTCCCTGACCCGCTCCTCGACCAACCCGGACAGGTACATGCCGAGCCGCATCCGCGCCTCCCGCGCGGCCCGCTGGTGCTCCGCCGCCTCGTCTCCACCCGGCCGCTTCTGCGGGTCCAGGCTCGCGACCAGCGGGTCCACCCAGGTGCGGAACGTCGGCTCGTCCTCCCGGGGGACTCCGAGCAGCCGGCAGATCACCGTCACCGGGAAGGGATAGGCGAACTGGTCCACCAGGTCCACCCGGCGGGCGTCCCCGAAGCCGTCGATCAGCCCGGTGACGATCTCCCGCATGGCGCCGCGCATGCCCTCGATGCGCCGCGGCCGGTGCGGCGGGCCGAACCCGGTGTTGGCGATGCGGCGCAGCCGGTCGTGCTCGGGCGGGTCCAGCCGCAGGAACGACGGCGGCAGCCCGCCCGTCTCCTCCGGCTCGCCCGGCCCGTCCTCCCCGGCGGCGGCCAGGTTCGCCGCGTCGGAGCTGATCCGCGGATCGTGCAGCAACGCCTCGATGTCGTAGTACGAGCTGATGAGATACGGGCCGCCCTCCTCTTCGTGGAGCACCGGCGTCCGGCGGAGTTCCTCGTACAGCGGATACGGGTCGGCGCGGTTCTTGAAATCGGTGATCTGGCGTGCCAGCGAGGTGTGCGGCATGGCGGTTCCTTGGGGCGTCGGGGCCGGGAGGTCAGTGGCGGGCGGGGTGGAAGACCAGCTGCTGGTCGGCCGGCGAGTAGCCGGTGAGGGTCACCATGGGCCCGTGGGTCGGCAGCGACGGGTCCGGGAAACCGGCCGGCACCGGCTGCCGGCCCTCCGGCCGGCGGTCCGGCGTCGAGAACTCCACCGGGAACGGCGCGCCCCGCTCGATCTGCCGCTGGTAGAACTCCAGCCAGCGCGCGTTGTCGAAGGTCACGGCGGCCACGATCCGTCCCTGGTGGCCGTAGACCCCGACGAACCGGCGCTCGGCGAGCGAACCCTGCGTGATCATGAGCTGCTCGCCCATCGGCGGCACCCCGACCGACTTGATGTTGACCCCGAACATCGACGACCAGAAGGCCGGCATCCACAGGTGCGGGCGCCGGTCGGCGCCGTCGCAGATCATGTTGTGCGCGGCCGTCTCCGCCTGCGCGACGGCGTTGCCCCAGTGCTCCAGCGACAGGAACTGGTAGCCGAACAGCGCGTGCGGGGAGCGTGCCACATCGCCCGCCACGAAGACGTCGTCCGTGACGATGCCCCGGAAGTCGAAGGCCCGGCAGCCCGCGTCACAGGCGATGCCCCGGGGCCCAGCGCCCAGCCCCGACCCGGCCAGCCACTCCGTGTTGCGCAGCGATCCCAGCGACACCACCACCACATCCGCCTCGACGACGCTCTCGTCGGACAGATGCACGGCCCGCACCCTGCCGACCGTGTCTCCTTCCAGCGCCGTCACCGTGACATGGGTGCGCAGGTCCACGCCGTGCTCCGTCGCGAGGTCCGCCGCGACCGCGCCGACCACCCCGCCGAGCGCCCCCACCAGCGGCGCCGCCGCGCGCTCGGCCATGCTGACCGGCAGGCCCGTCTCGCGGCAGGCGGAGGCGACCTCCGAGCCGGCGAACCCGGCGCCGATCACGAACACCCGCCGCGGTCCCGCCTTCAGCCGCCGGGCCAGGTCGGCCGCGTCCTGTCGGGTGCGCAGCACGCACACCCCGTCCAGCCGGGCCTCCTCCTCGTTGAACCACGGCCGGGCCCGCACCCCGGTCGCGATGAGCAGCCGGTCGTACTCCACCTCGTCCCCGTCGGCCAGCCGGACCCGCTTGGCCGCCAGGTCCAGCCCGGTCGCCGCGACACCCAGCCGCCACTTCGCGTCGATCTCCCGGCGGCGCGGCAGCTCCGTGCGGAGCGGGGACGCCATGCCCAGCAGCGCGGACTTCGACAGCGGCGGCCGGTCGTACGGCTCGCACGGCTCGTCCCCGATCAGGGTCAGGTCACCGGCGAAGCCCTCCGCGCGCAGCGTCTCGGCCGCCCGCAGGCCCGCCAGCGAGGCGCCCACGATCACGATCCGACCCTCGCGTCTGAGCCGTTCCACGTGGTCAGCGGACATCGGACGCCTCCTGGGTCCCGCCCGCGCGGTGAAGCCCGTCGGCGGTGATCGCCCGCACCGGGCAGGCGGCCACCGCCCGCGCCACCCGCTCCCGCTGCTCCTCCTGCGGGCACGGGTCGTAGATCAGCGCCTCCTCGCCGTGCATGGCGAAGACATCGGGTGCGAGGAACGCGCACTGGGCGTACCCCTGGCACTTGTTGAGATCGACGACGAGCCTCATCGGCGCTCCGCCCTTTCGAGTGGCGAGGTCCGGCGCGCGCAGCACGGCTCGCGCGGGCGGGCTCCGGACGGCGGTCTCCCCCCGCTCGCCAGCATCGAGCGGGGACCGGGCGCCCGCGCGCCGGGCACGCCGATCGAGTGAGCGCCCGGCGCCCTACCCGGCGTCCCGCCCCGGCCCCGCACCCTGTCCGTCCCCCGGCCCCCGGCCGCCCGCCCCGAGGATGTGCAGGCCGATCAGCAGCGACCAGGCCGGGAAGACGAGTTCCGCCCAGGGCACGTTCGACGAGACGAAGAGCAGGACCAGCACGGTGACGAAGCCCGCGATCGTCAGCGGGCGCGGCAGCACGCCCAGCCGGTGGCCCATGACAGACAGGGACGACACGAACACGGCCGCCATCCGCATGGCGTACCCCGTCATCAGCGTGTAGGCGAGGTGGCGGCCGAAGTCCCAGGCCGCCGACAGCGGCGGCACACCCGGCGGATGGGCCACCGCCAGCACGGCACCCGCCGCCGCGGCGGCCCCGAACAGCGTGGCGGTGAAGACCAGCCCGCTGCCCAGGAAGACGGTGGCGAGGAACTTGTCCTCGACCGCGC comes from Streptomyces sp. SCL15-4 and encodes:
- a CDS encoding Lrp/AsnC family transcriptional regulator, with the protein product MTVYSPDATDWRILEVLQRDGRSSYAELARAVSMSPSAVTERVRRLEEAGVIQGYAAVVDPERLGLPILAFVRLRYPNGNYKPFHDLVAATPEILEAHHVTGDDCFVIKVAARSMSHLEEVSGRIGALGSVTTSVVYSSPLPRRPLGR
- a CDS encoding rhodanese-like domain-containing protein, with product MIDTASENPVLRVAPAAPAEAAAYFRASLAFHADVSDVAAALAAGGDPGFVVVDTRSTASWDQGHVPGAVHLPTALIGEQAERLLDRSVPVVTYCWGPGCNGATRAALALAELGYRVKEMLGGFEYWAREGFAYETWQGPARRDADPLTAPVDGDCGC
- a CDS encoding cytochrome P450 — translated: MPHTSLARQITDFKNRADPYPLYEELRRTPVLHEEEGGPYLISSYYDIEALLHDPRISSDAANLAAAGEDGPGEPEETGGLPPSFLRLDPPEHDRLRRIANTGFGPPHRPRRIEGMRGAMREIVTGLIDGFGDARRVDLVDQFAYPFPVTVICRLLGVPREDEPTFRTWVDPLVASLDPQKRPGGDEAAEHQRAAREARMRLGMYLSGLVEERVREPREDLLSDLVNSRGPDGSMTTMEVLSTSVLLLIAGHETTVNLITNGMLTLLRHPEILRRLREDPGLSVTVVEELLRYEPPVQLVPQRTCVTDIEVRGVTIPRGSRIWLMLAAGNRDPERFKDPDRFDPDREDLRHLGFGSGIHSCFGAPLARLETQIALSELARRLENPRLVEDPPPYRDNAVLRGPRHLHVAFDGLR
- a CDS encoding NAD(P)/FAD-dependent oxidoreductase — its product is MSADHVERLRREGRIVIVGASLAGLRAAETLRAEGFAGDLTLIGDEPCEPYDRPPLSKSALLGMASPLRTELPRRREIDAKWRLGVAATGLDLAAKRVRLADGDEVEYDRLLIATGVRARPWFNEEEARLDGVCVLRTRQDAADLARRLKAGPRRVFVIGAGFAGSEVASACRETGLPVSMAERAAAPLVGALGGVVGAVAADLATEHGVDLRTHVTVTALEGDTVGRVRAVHLSDESVVEADVVVVSLGSLRNTEWLAGSGLGAGPRGIACDAGCRAFDFRGIVTDDVFVAGDVARSPHALFGYQFLSLEHWGNAVAQAETAAHNMICDGADRRPHLWMPAFWSSMFGVNIKSVGVPPMGEQLMITQGSLAERRFVGVYGHQGRIVAAVTFDNARWLEFYQRQIERGAPFPVEFSTPDRRPEGRQPVPAGFPDPSLPTHGPMVTLTGYSPADQQLVFHPARH
- a CDS encoding ferredoxin, whose translation is MRLVVDLNKCQGYAQCAFLAPDVFAMHGEEALIYDPCPQEEQRERVARAVAACPVRAITADGLHRAGGTQEASDVR